The Vanacampus margaritifer isolate UIUO_Vmar chromosome 16, RoL_Vmar_1.0, whole genome shotgun sequence genome includes the window GCGTAGCTCAATGAAGACTTAACCATGTGTCGCCCCCTGGTGGTTGGCTGACTACAGTTTAAGAAAGTGCGCAGTTACACATTCGGAATGTAAAAATCGCCAACTGTCACGTTCATTTAATCATATTTGCTGAAGTCGTGATCACGgttaaaatttgattaattgcgtAGCCCAAGTTGTACCCACGGGTTAGTAACGTTTTAAAACAGGATCATAGCCAGAGTGGAATGGGGGTATCCGGGTTCGGGGAGCACCAACCACTTGATTAAGTAACATGGAGGAAATGAGACAAGCACGGGGTCTATTTTCTCCAAGAATGGGAGTGGATGAAGTGGGGGTTGTAggtgtgcgtgtgcgtacgtgtgtgtgtgtgtgtgtgtgtgtgtgtgtgtgtgtgtgtggaagtcACAGATATTAAATCAGTTCTTGCGGGCCTTTCAAGGAGGCACAACAGAAGCCCTgtgccccccccgcccccgccaaCACAACAAAGAGggcagccagccagccagaAATGAACATTCCTGCCGCCTTTACGAGCTCGCCCGGACACGCCCCCTTCACTCGCACCCCATTAACGTGGGCCGCATTCGTCCCGGCAAACCGTAACTGTCGTCGTAATcccattaaaacaacaaaccgCCCGCACCACACATGTGGGCTAATGCGATTCATTAAAGGCGGCTTTAAAATGATGTCGGACTTGTTAGCGTTTGGCTAACGACTGTCACTCGCTCACTTTGACGAATCGTTTGTTTGTACTGTTTGAATGGTTTGttcatgcagttttttttcacttgaattTTTGTAACATTATTGTAACTATTCATTTTTAGTAACAATTCAAACGGtaacttattttttaatcataaagtgtccccaaaaacttttctttGTACGGATTGCAGTCTTAgctttatttttgctatttgctgtatttgttgttgtagttttttgttgttgttttttttacaaaaacatagtTGATTGATTTCATaacaatttaaatataaatatatatatatattaagacttctttttttaattaatgaaaaatCACAGTAAAGTGCCCCTAAAAATATTCTAGAAGTTCTCATCAAAAAGTTATTTGTTTGTAATAATATTTGCATTTGTCAAGTCAGGTCATTTacgattttacatttttttcaagtttttctttGGTTGTGTGTGGGTTTTTTAACAGAAATGTCATTGTTAACTTATTAACGATTGAAAGCGATCCTAAATTTGCTTAGTGATGTTTTTTTAGTTGGCTAatgttcttttttattattatatatatttttttttttttacaaatttgccTTCTTGGTGATTCCATTACTcacaacaaaagcaaacaaacaaacatttgaatgttttccaAATGAAAATGAGGCCGGAAAGGAATGTCTCTGTTAACCATTCAAACTATTCAAACCTACTTCTTATTAATCACAACTAAATAATTTTGTCAttggatgttttgtttgtttgtttttttttcctcccgatCACCTTGATTGTGAAGTGAGACTCCGAGTGGACaagtaaaatttactttaatGTGATAACATGaagcattgtttgtttttattttattttttttacatatggggaaaaaaatgtttgaatcaGAACAAAACAATAATCAGCAAAAGTGAACAGGCTTGCTTTTTATATATTACTTATCTTGTGCAATAACAATTATACAATAGTCAAGATAAATATTGATAAGCAACATAGACATAAAAGTACCCATCAATTTTCCTCACAAGTGTCGCAGTGGGCGCTAGAggttatcccagctggcttcgggcaataggcggggtacaccctgaactggttgccagccaatcacagggcacacagagaccatgtctttagaatgtgggagggtactggagtacccggaggaaatccacgcaagcacggggagaacatgcaaaccccaCCCAgtaaggccaaagcccggactcgatctcacatcctctgcactgggaagcggatgtgctaaccagtcaaccaccatgCCGTGCCGCCTACCCATTAATCATTTAGGTAataatttaatggaaaaaaaaatacataatcaaTCATTTCCAGAGATGAATTAATGAAAAtctattttcaaaatgatgCATGCCATCATTCATAACTTGCATGAAGAAGTTAGTGGGAGGGTGTGACGTCACAATTTGTTAAGCGAAACTATGGATTTTGTCCTGTAGTACCGTTATGATCCACAGGGGGGTGACGGTGAGTGACATTGTAAGGAGAACTGAAAGAGAAATCAGTGAATGGCAATGGCTCAATCGACAACCTTTTGGCTGTGTTGGTCACTAGAAAAGCAATATATCCCATAATGCATTGCACCCATacagaatttattattattattattttaaatctctaatattaatttttttgtaaaatcaatattcctcattgaaatgaattgaaatgccatttaTCCATTTcaaaggaagaaaaatgaaatgtacGGCGGTGTATCTGCACCTGGCTTGTACTCAAATTTTGGCTCgtaaacacaaagcaaaaaaaaagaaaaagaaatgtgacCAAAAGATAAAAGGCAAACATTTTGTTAATAAGGCATCACCAGAAAGGAATGAACAAGTCAGGAACAAGATGGATTTTGAACTTGCCTGTGCGcacaaatttgtgtttttcgTCTCGCGCGAGTGGCCGTGTAAAATGTAGCCCGAGTTGTTAGGCAATGGTCTTGGTGTGTTTGTTCACAAGCACGATTTCGATGGCACGCGCCTTCATCTCGCGCGCCATCTGGCACCAAACGCACGCCGTGCAGAAGCTGGAGCACACACAGTCGTTGCACATGGAGCCCTGCGGATGACAAGTagcattttatataaaaattaaaaaaaagaaagaaaacgttTTACGTAACTAGActaaatgcaatttctgcagaaattgcgtgggaatgctggaagctgaatgctaatagctaaatgctaaactgaatgcttatgaaagaaattgaaagataaactATGTGAAAATTGTAACGTTTTaatgtagttaaatgacaaattaataaaaatgaaaacttgaactgcaatctgtctaaagtgggatttaGTCATTTCAGAGTACtgataatccatttcctgatatgatagtcagtatcatcgaatgtactaaaatgtggcgGAAACAGGATTCAAACTGCCAACCTCATGGTTACTGAACAATGCTCTTTACTAACTGTTCCACTGAACAGTATGGAACgtgggacttagaaaaatgtcaatgtctgtccaaaaagtgaggagaataaaaatgacaataacatATTGTAGGAATgcttcaaacattttcttaccCGTATGCCGTAGAACTGTCGCATGGACACCCTTGTGGACATGGTGACGGGAGGGACGACGGGGCTGAGCAGGATGTCCACCAGGGGGAGGCAGAGGCACTCGCCGTGCTTCTTGGCGGTCATGCAGGTAAAGCAAGGTAAGCACCAAAACGCGCAGCAGCCTTTTAACCggcaacacacaaacacaccgcTAGATTTCACTTGACAGAAAGAGACGCTCGCTCTCAAGCAAAACAAGCGTCTCCTTTGTCATGACGTCAGCTACAGCAGCTGTGTTTTGATGTAAATAAACGTGAATCCgactctcttcaccttgaattcacaaagttgtgttcttgtattctgCATCTCCGTACAGTTTAAGGAAGTGTTGCTTTAATTTGGCGCGATAGCCAGTTAGGCTGGATTACCAGcatcccatcactcaactcaaatCTATATTTAGAGAGCACTTGCTGTTTTCTTTAGATGGAatccaggggcagcagatacaatgaaaatagcAGAGGCTCtgaaattgaaccctgtggaacatgaagaggaataaattta containing:
- the LOC144036047 gene encoding cornifelin homolog B-like; the encoded protein is MTSKMVFQQPQPVMVHQNSNEWASGICDCCNDVPMCCCAFWCLPCFTCMTAKKHGECLCLPLVDILLSPVVPPVTMSTRVSMRQFYGIRGSMCNDCVCSSFCTACVWCQMAREMKARAIEIVLVNKHTKTIA